The following are from one region of the Planctomonas sp. JC2975 genome:
- the gltB gene encoding glutamate synthase large subunit yields the protein MAQRPPFSRFSTVPDAQGLYDPSAERDACGLAMVTTLRGTAGHDIIDHALNALRHLEHRGAVGSDAGTGDGAGILTQIPDAFLRAVAEFDLPAVGRYAVGNAFLPIDESERTPVKAAIEKIADEEGLRVLGWRPVPVRPDEVGNLARQAMPAIEQLYVDSERTGENGAPLSGIALDRLTFRLRKRVERELDVYFASLSARTLVYKGMVTTLQLEPFYPDLSDERFASKLALVHSRYSTNTFPSWPLAQPFRMIAHNGEINTVQGNRNWMRARQTQLHSDLLGNLRPLYPIVTPGASDSASFDEVVELLTLSGRSLPHAVMMMVPEAWEKQTEIDPARRAFYEYHSMLMEPWDGPAALVFTDGSLVGATLDRNGLRPGRYLVTDDGLVVLGSETGVLDIDPSRVVRKGRLRPGKMFLVDTVEGRLIEDDEIKASLASAEPYGEWLDAGRIHLKDLPEREHIVHTPASVTRRQRTFGYTEEEVRILLSPMAKTGAEPIGAMGSDTAIAVLATKPRLLFDYFTQQFAQVTNPPLDSIREEVVTSLSLGLGPELNLLEPGPEHTRQVVLDFPVIDNDELAKIQHIDPRPGHSTTVTIHGLYRFDAGKDAMERRLEAMCEEVSQAIADGAKFIVLSDRDSNKDLAPIPSLLMLSAVHHHLIRTENRLKVGLVVEAGDVREVHHVALLIGYGASAVNPYLAMETCEDLVRSGMITGISSEKAVKNLIKALGKGVLKIMSKMGISTVSSYAGAQAFEAVGLAQDFVDQYFTGTSSKLGGVGIDVISAENLARHLSAYPEEGAVLAHERMSTGGEYQWRRDGAPHLFSPDTVFRLQHSTRNRRYDIFREYTDLVDDQAEQLMTLRGMFSLRTDVRPPVPIEEVESVSSIAKRFSTGAMSYGSISREAHETLAVAMNRLGAKSNTGEGGEDIDRLLDPERRSAIKQVASGRFGVTSMYLTHATDLQIKLAQGAKPGEGGQLPPAKVYPWVARTRHATAGVGLISPPPHHDIYSIEDLKQLIYDLKRANPQARVHVKLVSETGIGAVAAGTAKALADVILVSGHDGGTGASPLNSLKHAGTPWELGLAETQQTLMLNGMRDRVVVQVDGQLKTGRDVIVGALLGAEEFGFATAPLVVSGCVMMRVCHLDTCPVGVATQNPVLRSRFTGKPEFVVTFFEFIAEQVREYLAALGFRSIEEAVGHVEMLDVDRAIEHWKASGLDLDPVLHGPVFDEDAPRRNRRSQDHELEKHFDNQLIEKAADVLDHGGSIELSLPIRNTERAVGTMLGHEVTLRHGEHGLPAGSIDVTLTGSAGQSFGAFLPGGITLRLEGDSNDYVGKGLSGGRIVVRPDRSSVFPAERNVIAGNVIGYGATQGSMFIRGTVGERFLVRNSGATAVVEGVGDHALEYMTGGLALILGTTGRNLGAGMSGGTAYILDLREERVNRESLASGELELSALGSGDIEIVRDLLEQHVAETDSVVAKGLLADSETASARFTKVLPRDYAAVLETRKNAVDEGLDPDGDIVWNRIMEVTGG from the coding sequence ATGGCGCAGCGCCCCCCGTTTTCCCGGTTCAGTACCGTGCCCGACGCTCAAGGTCTCTACGACCCGAGCGCCGAGCGCGACGCCTGCGGTCTGGCCATGGTCACGACGCTGCGCGGAACGGCCGGGCACGACATCATCGACCACGCGCTGAACGCGCTGCGGCACCTCGAGCACCGTGGCGCCGTCGGCTCGGACGCGGGCACCGGTGACGGTGCTGGCATCCTCACGCAGATCCCCGACGCCTTCCTGCGCGCGGTCGCCGAGTTCGACCTTCCCGCCGTCGGACGCTACGCCGTCGGCAACGCGTTCCTGCCGATCGACGAGTCGGAGCGCACTCCCGTCAAGGCAGCGATCGAGAAGATCGCCGACGAAGAGGGTCTCCGCGTCCTCGGCTGGCGCCCGGTCCCTGTGCGCCCTGACGAGGTCGGCAACCTCGCGCGGCAGGCGATGCCGGCGATCGAGCAGCTGTACGTCGACTCGGAGCGCACGGGCGAGAACGGCGCACCGCTGTCGGGCATAGCGCTCGATCGGCTCACGTTCCGCCTCCGCAAGCGCGTGGAACGCGAACTCGACGTGTACTTCGCATCGCTGTCTGCGCGCACTCTCGTCTACAAGGGCATGGTCACGACGCTCCAGCTGGAGCCGTTCTATCCCGACCTGTCTGACGAGCGATTCGCGTCCAAGCTCGCGCTCGTGCACTCGCGATACTCCACCAACACGTTCCCGTCGTGGCCGCTCGCGCAACCGTTCCGCATGATCGCGCACAACGGCGAGATCAACACGGTGCAGGGCAACCGCAACTGGATGCGCGCGCGCCAGACCCAGCTGCACAGCGACCTGCTCGGCAACCTTCGCCCGCTGTATCCGATCGTCACACCGGGGGCGAGCGACTCCGCGTCCTTCGACGAGGTCGTCGAGCTACTCACGCTGAGCGGCCGCTCCCTGCCGCACGCCGTCATGATGATGGTCCCTGAGGCGTGGGAGAAGCAGACGGAGATCGACCCGGCGCGCCGGGCGTTCTACGAGTACCACTCGATGCTCATGGAGCCGTGGGACGGACCGGCCGCGCTCGTGTTCACCGACGGTTCCCTCGTCGGTGCGACGCTCGACCGCAACGGTCTGCGTCCCGGCCGCTACCTCGTCACCGACGATGGACTCGTCGTACTCGGCAGCGAGACGGGCGTGCTCGACATCGACCCCAGCCGGGTCGTCCGCAAGGGCCGTCTGCGCCCGGGCAAGATGTTCCTCGTGGACACCGTCGAGGGCAGGCTCATCGAGGACGACGAGATCAAGGCGTCCCTCGCGTCTGCGGAGCCGTACGGCGAGTGGCTGGATGCCGGGCGCATCCACCTCAAAGACCTCCCGGAGCGCGAGCACATCGTGCACACGCCGGCCTCGGTGACCCGACGTCAGCGCACGTTCGGGTACACGGAGGAGGAGGTGCGGATCCTTCTCTCGCCCATGGCGAAGACCGGGGCAGAGCCGATCGGTGCGATGGGATCCGACACGGCGATCGCCGTGCTGGCCACCAAGCCGCGCCTCCTGTTCGACTACTTCACGCAGCAGTTCGCGCAGGTCACGAACCCGCCGCTGGACTCGATCCGCGAAGAGGTCGTCACCTCCCTCAGCCTCGGCCTCGGCCCAGAGCTCAACCTGCTCGAACCCGGCCCGGAGCACACGCGCCAGGTCGTGCTCGACTTCCCGGTGATCGACAACGACGAGCTGGCCAAGATCCAGCACATCGACCCGCGGCCCGGGCATTCCACGACGGTGACCATCCACGGCCTCTACCGCTTCGATGCGGGCAAGGATGCCATGGAGCGCCGCCTCGAGGCCATGTGCGAGGAGGTCAGCCAGGCCATCGCCGACGGTGCGAAGTTCATCGTGCTGAGCGACCGCGACTCCAACAAGGACCTGGCGCCGATCCCGTCGCTGCTCATGCTGTCCGCCGTGCACCACCACCTCATCCGCACCGAGAACCGACTCAAGGTCGGTCTGGTCGTCGAGGCCGGTGACGTGCGGGAGGTGCACCACGTCGCCCTGCTGATCGGCTACGGTGCGAGCGCGGTCAACCCGTACCTCGCCATGGAGACGTGCGAGGACCTCGTGCGCAGCGGCATGATCACCGGCATCTCCAGCGAGAAGGCCGTGAAGAACCTGATCAAGGCGCTCGGCAAGGGCGTGCTGAAGATCATGTCGAAGATGGGCATCTCCACCGTTTCGTCGTATGCGGGCGCCCAGGCCTTCGAGGCCGTCGGCCTCGCGCAGGACTTCGTCGACCAGTACTTCACGGGAACCTCCTCGAAGCTCGGCGGCGTCGGCATCGACGTCATCTCCGCCGAGAACCTGGCACGGCACCTGTCCGCGTATCCCGAAGAGGGCGCAGTACTGGCTCACGAGCGGATGTCCACGGGAGGCGAGTATCAGTGGCGTCGCGACGGCGCTCCCCACCTCTTCAGCCCTGACACGGTGTTCCGTCTACAGCACTCGACACGCAACCGTCGGTACGACATCTTCCGCGAGTACACGGATCTCGTCGACGACCAGGCCGAGCAGCTCATGACGCTGCGTGGCATGTTCTCGCTGCGCACCGACGTTCGGCCGCCCGTACCGATCGAGGAGGTCGAGTCGGTCTCCTCGATTGCGAAGCGGTTCTCGACCGGTGCGATGAGCTACGGATCCATCTCCCGGGAGGCGCACGAGACGCTGGCCGTCGCGATGAACCGCCTGGGAGCGAAGTCCAACACGGGCGAGGGCGGCGAGGACATCGACCGCCTTCTCGATCCGGAGCGGCGCAGCGCCATCAAGCAGGTCGCGTCCGGCCGGTTCGGCGTGACGAGCATGTACCTCACGCACGCGACGGATCTGCAGATCAAGCTCGCGCAGGGCGCCAAGCCGGGCGAGGGCGGACAGCTGCCACCGGCGAAGGTGTATCCGTGGGTGGCCCGCACCCGCCACGCGACCGCCGGTGTCGGACTCATCTCGCCCCCGCCGCACCACGACATCTATTCGATCGAAGACCTCAAGCAGCTCATCTACGACCTGAAGCGAGCGAACCCGCAGGCTCGCGTGCACGTCAAGCTCGTGAGCGAGACGGGCATCGGCGCTGTGGCGGCCGGTACCGCGAAGGCGCTGGCCGACGTCATCCTCGTCTCCGGTCACGACGGCGGAACGGGCGCCAGCCCGCTCAACTCGCTCAAGCACGCGGGAACGCCGTGGGAGCTCGGCCTGGCGGAGACGCAGCAGACGCTCATGCTCAACGGCATGCGCGACCGCGTCGTCGTTCAGGTCGACGGACAGCTGAAGACCGGACGCGACGTCATCGTCGGTGCCCTGCTCGGCGCAGAGGAGTTCGGCTTCGCCACCGCTCCGCTCGTCGTCTCCGGATGCGTCATGATGCGCGTCTGCCATCTGGACACGTGTCCGGTGGGTGTCGCAACGCAGAACCCTGTGCTCCGCAGCCGTTTCACCGGCAAGCCGGAGTTCGTCGTCACCTTCTTCGAGTTCATCGCCGAGCAGGTGCGCGAGTACCTGGCGGCTCTCGGATTCCGTTCCATCGAGGAAGCTGTCGGTCACGTCGAGATGCTCGACGTCGACCGTGCCATCGAGCACTGGAAGGCGTCCGGCCTCGACCTGGATCCGGTGCTGCACGGACCCGTCTTCGACGAGGACGCTCCGCGCAGGAACCGCCGGTCGCAGGACCACGAACTCGAGAAGCACTTCGACAACCAGCTCATCGAGAAGGCTGCCGACGTGCTCGACCACGGGGGCAGCATCGAGCTGTCGCTGCCGATCCGCAACACGGAGCGCGCGGTCGGCACGATGCTCGGCCACGAGGTCACCCTGCGTCACGGCGAGCACGGACTGCCCGCTGGATCGATCGACGTGACCCTCACCGGATCCGCCGGCCAGTCCTTCGGTGCATTCCTGCCGGGCGGCATCACGCTGCGCCTGGAGGGCGACTCGAACGACTATGTCGGCAAGGGTCTCTCCGGCGGACGGATCGTGGTGCGTCCCGACCGCTCGAGCGTGTTCCCTGCCGAACGGAACGTCATCGCCGGCAACGTGATCGGCTACGGCGCGACGCAGGGCAGCATGTTCATCCGCGGCACGGTCGGCGAACGGTTCCTCGTGCGCAACTCCGGTGCGACGGCGGTCGTCGAAGGCGTGGGAGATCACGCCCTCGAGTACATGACCGGTGGTCTGGCGCTGATTCTCGGCACGACGGGCCGCAACCTCGGAGCAGGCATGTCAGGTGGAACCGCCTACATCCTCGACCTGCGCGAAGAACGGGTGAACCGCGAGTCTCTGGCGAGCGGCGAGCTGGAGCTCTCCGCCCTCGGCAGCGGCGACATCGAGATCGTGCGCGACCTGCTCGAACAGCACGTCGCGGAGACCGACTCTGTCGTTGCGAAGGGGCTGCTGGCCGACTCCGAGACGGCATCCGCCCGCTTCACCAAGGTGCTGCCGCGTGACTACGCGGCGGTGCTCGAAACCCGCAAGAACGCTGTCGACGAGGGACTCGACCCCGACGGCGACATCGTGTGGAACCGCATCATGGAGGTGACCGGCGGATGA
- a CDS encoding glutamate synthase subunit beta, whose product MADPKGFLKVTERELPKRRPVSVRLMDWKEVYEAGDPTQLRRQAGRCMDCGVPFCHQGCPLGNLIPEWNDLMWRGEGRQAIERLHATNNFPEFTGRLCPAPCEDSCVLGISQPAVTIKQIEHDIIDQAWANGWVQPHPPQRLTGKTVAVVGSGPAGLAAAQQLTRAGHTVAVYERDDRIGGLLRYGIPDFKMEKKHIESRLAQMTAEGTRFRAGVNIGVDISWADLKARYDAVVIATGAMVPRDLPIPGRDLAGVHFAMEYLVQQNRAGAGDHVPTQITAEGKHVVVLGGGDTGADCIGTAHRQKAASVTNLAIGTQPPSERPEHQPWPMTPTLFEVQTAHEEGGKREFLASTVEFVSNDVGEVVAVRVAETEYLDGRRVPKAGTEREIPADLVLLALGFTGPEQDTLTDQLRTPFDQRGNVVRDGDYQTQEPGVFVAGDAGRGQSLIVWAIAEGRAAAAAVDRYLEGDTVLPSPIKPTDRGITI is encoded by the coding sequence GTGGCTGACCCGAAGGGCTTCCTCAAGGTCACGGAGCGCGAGCTGCCCAAGCGGCGGCCGGTCTCCGTGCGTCTGATGGACTGGAAAGAGGTCTACGAGGCCGGCGATCCGACTCAGCTCCGTCGCCAGGCGGGCCGCTGCATGGACTGCGGTGTGCCGTTCTGCCATCAGGGATGCCCGCTGGGCAACCTGATTCCGGAATGGAACGACCTCATGTGGCGCGGCGAGGGCCGTCAGGCCATCGAGCGTCTGCACGCCACGAACAACTTCCCGGAGTTCACCGGGCGCCTCTGCCCTGCGCCCTGCGAGGACTCGTGCGTGCTGGGGATCAGCCAGCCGGCCGTCACGATCAAGCAGATCGAGCACGACATCATCGATCAGGCGTGGGCAAACGGATGGGTGCAGCCGCATCCGCCGCAGCGTCTCACCGGCAAGACGGTGGCCGTCGTGGGATCCGGTCCTGCCGGACTCGCAGCCGCCCAGCAGCTCACCCGTGCCGGACACACCGTCGCGGTCTACGAGCGCGACGACCGCATCGGCGGCCTGCTGCGGTACGGAATCCCTGATTTCAAGATGGAGAAGAAGCACATCGAGTCGCGTCTCGCGCAGATGACGGCGGAGGGCACCCGGTTCCGCGCCGGTGTGAACATCGGTGTCGACATCAGCTGGGCCGACCTCAAGGCGCGTTACGACGCGGTCGTCATCGCGACGGGCGCAATGGTGCCGCGCGACCTGCCGATCCCCGGTCGTGACCTCGCAGGCGTGCACTTCGCCATGGAGTACCTCGTTCAGCAGAACCGCGCCGGTGCGGGCGACCACGTTCCCACGCAGATCACGGCCGAGGGCAAGCATGTCGTCGTTCTCGGGGGCGGCGACACCGGTGCCGACTGCATCGGCACGGCTCACCGTCAGAAGGCCGCGTCCGTCACGAACCTCGCGATCGGCACCCAGCCCCCGTCGGAGCGTCCGGAGCACCAGCCGTGGCCGATGACGCCGACCCTGTTCGAAGTGCAGACCGCTCACGAAGAGGGCGGGAAGCGCGAGTTCCTCGCCTCCACCGTCGAATTCGTCAGCAATGACGTCGGCGAGGTCGTGGCCGTGCGTGTCGCCGAGACCGAGTACCTCGACGGACGCCGGGTGCCGAAGGCCGGAACCGAGCGCGAGATCCCAGCGGACCTCGTCCTCCTCGCCCTCGGATTCACCGGCCCCGAGCAGGACACGCTCACCGACCAGCTCCGGACGCCGTTCGATCAGCGCGGCAACGTGGTGCGCGACGGGGACTACCAGACCCAGGAGCCCGGCGTGTTCGTTGCGGGCGACGCGGGGCGCGGCCAGTCGCTCATCGTGTGGGCCATCGCAGAGGGCCGGGCTGCAGCGGCTGCCGTCGACCGGTATCTTGAAGGAGACACCGTTCTGCCCTCGCCTATCAAGCCGACCGACCGCGGGATCACGATCTAG
- the trpA gene encoding tryptophan synthase subunit alpha: MSDATVLAHAETAIHAAKAARGGALVGYLPIGFPDLGTSIDAAVAMAENGADVLELGLPYSDPVMDGPVIQAATQQALHAGFRVRDVFTAVREIRSRVDVPALVMTYWNPVVQFGLDRFADELAAAGGSGLITPDVTPDSAADWIAASDRAGLDRVFLAAPTSSDERLRMAADSSRGFVYAVSTMGITGERSDVDAAARTLVSRLRTVDAQTVCVGIGISNGDQVREVVGYADGAIVGTALVRALGEGGVAGVIDATKDLAAGIAG; this comes from the coding sequence ATGAGCGACGCCACGGTCCTCGCGCACGCGGAGACGGCGATCCACGCGGCGAAGGCCGCACGCGGTGGCGCCCTCGTCGGCTACCTGCCGATCGGATTCCCCGACCTCGGCACGAGCATCGACGCCGCAGTCGCCATGGCCGAGAACGGAGCCGACGTGCTCGAGCTCGGCCTGCCGTACTCCGACCCGGTCATGGACGGTCCGGTCATCCAGGCGGCGACGCAGCAGGCCCTGCACGCCGGATTCCGGGTTCGCGACGTCTTCACGGCCGTGCGGGAGATCCGCTCGAGGGTGGACGTGCCGGCACTCGTCATGACCTACTGGAACCCTGTCGTGCAGTTCGGGCTCGACCGGTTCGCCGATGAGCTCGCCGCCGCCGGCGGGAGCGGACTGATCACGCCCGACGTCACGCCGGACTCGGCAGCGGACTGGATCGCCGCCAGCGATCGTGCCGGCCTCGACCGGGTGTTCCTGGCCGCTCCCACCTCGAGCGACGAGCGGCTGCGGATGGCGGCGGACTCCTCGCGCGGATTCGTCTACGCCGTGTCGACCATGGGCATCACGGGGGAGCGGTCCGATGTGGATGCGGCGGCCCGCACGCTCGTCTCGCGGCTCCGCACCGTCGACGCGCAGACGGTCTGCGTCGGCATCGGCATCTCGAACGGCGACCAGGTCCGCGAGGTCGTCGGGTATGCCGACGGTGCCATCGTGGGAACTGCGCTGGTCCGCGCGCTCGGCGAGGGCGGAGTGGCCGGCGTCATCGACGCCACGAAGGACCTCGCCGCCGGCATCGCCGGCTGA
- the trpC gene encoding indole-3-glycerol phosphate synthase TrpC, with product MLAELVGGSVEDARARALESPIDDVMAAAAAAAPAIDALSALAPVDRVKIIAEVKRASPSRGRLADIPDPAALASVYEQAGASAISVLTEQRQFFGSLDDLRAVRAAVGIPVLRKDFIADPYQVYEARAAGADIVLLIVAALDQPTLVALHDLATELGMAALVETHSADEVSRALDAGASLVGVNARDLDTFELDRDLFGTLADRIPSGVTRVAESAVLGPADVAHYREAGADVVLVGEALVTGDPMARLAEFLAV from the coding sequence TTGCTCGCTGAACTCGTCGGCGGGTCCGTCGAGGATGCCCGCGCCAGGGCCCTCGAGTCGCCCATCGACGACGTGATGGCCGCTGCGGCCGCCGCGGCGCCGGCGATCGACGCGTTGTCGGCGCTCGCGCCTGTGGACCGCGTCAAGATCATCGCAGAAGTCAAGCGCGCGAGCCCGTCGCGCGGACGCCTTGCCGACATCCCGGATCCCGCTGCACTGGCATCCGTGTACGAGCAGGCCGGTGCCAGCGCGATCAGCGTACTGACGGAGCAGCGCCAGTTCTTCGGGTCGTTGGACGACCTCAGGGCCGTCCGTGCGGCCGTCGGCATCCCTGTGCTGCGCAAGGACTTCATCGCGGACCCGTACCAGGTGTACGAGGCGCGAGCCGCCGGAGCCGACATCGTGCTGCTCATCGTGGCCGCACTCGACCAGCCGACGCTGGTGGCGCTGCACGACCTGGCCACCGAGCTCGGCATGGCCGCTCTGGTCGAGACGCATTCGGCTGACGAGGTGTCGAGGGCACTCGACGCCGGCGCGTCGCTCGTGGGGGTGAACGCCCGCGACCTCGACACGTTCGAGCTCGACCGCGACCTCTTCGGAACGCTCGCCGACCGCATCCCGTCCGGTGTCACGCGCGTCGCCGAGTCGGCGGTGCTCGGCCCGGCCGACGTCGCGCACTACCGCGAGGCGGGTGCAGACGTCGTGCTGGTAGGCGAAGCGCTCGTCACGGGCGATCCGATGGCCAGGCTCGCCGAATTCCTTGCGGTCTGA
- a CDS encoding DUF6704 family protein, with protein sequence MSAESSDPGHGHSPAAWTAVIIMLIGVIVGTFAFWFEQPWVVVGSAVVVIIGPIVGGIMARAGYGVKGPKYQPKGH encoded by the coding sequence ATGAGCGCTGAGTCCTCGGATCCGGGCCACGGTCACTCGCCGGCCGCATGGACGGCCGTCATCATCATGCTGATCGGCGTCATCGTCGGCACGTTCGCCTTCTGGTTCGAGCAGCCGTGGGTCGTCGTCGGGTCCGCCGTCGTCGTGATCATCGGACCGATCGTCGGCGGCATCATGGCCAGGGCCGGCTACGGCGTGAAGGGCCCCAAGTACCAGCCGAAGGGCCACTGA
- the lgt gene encoding prolipoprotein diacylglyceryl transferase: protein MIAPLSIPSPPPSWQSIPIDLFGLHWDIKTYALIILVGIIVATLWTSRRLTKRGGEPGVVIDFLIWAVVLGLLGARLYHVFTHPDDYFYPGANPWRIFFIWEGGNAIFGSLIGGGIGAWIASRQTGVRFLSFADALAPGLLLAQAIGRLGNYVNHELYGLPTDLPWGLQIESTNTAFPTGLPDGTLFQPLFLYEIIWNVVGVLVLIALEKRFQWRWGKMFAGYLMWYGLGRSYLESIRIDPSEYSFLGIPFNVWAAILAFVLGIVLFIVQSRRHPGLELSVYRPGREWKKGDAAVDSFDTDPDDEGNDEDDASNDSGSAEAKAAATSSAG, encoded by the coding sequence GTGATCGCACCGCTCAGCATTCCGAGCCCGCCGCCGTCCTGGCAGTCGATCCCGATCGACCTGTTCGGGTTGCACTGGGACATCAAGACGTATGCGCTGATCATCCTGGTCGGCATCATCGTCGCAACGCTCTGGACGTCGCGCCGCCTCACCAAGCGCGGGGGCGAGCCCGGGGTCGTCATCGATTTCCTCATCTGGGCCGTCGTGCTCGGGCTCCTGGGTGCACGGCTCTACCACGTGTTCACGCATCCGGACGACTACTTCTACCCCGGTGCCAACCCATGGCGCATCTTCTTCATCTGGGAGGGCGGCAACGCCATCTTCGGCTCGCTGATCGGCGGCGGCATCGGCGCCTGGATCGCGAGCCGTCAGACCGGCGTACGCTTCCTCTCCTTCGCGGATGCCCTCGCCCCCGGCCTCCTTCTCGCCCAGGCCATCGGCCGCCTCGGCAACTACGTCAACCACGAGCTGTACGGACTTCCGACCGATCTGCCCTGGGGTCTCCAGATCGAGAGCACGAACACGGCGTTCCCGACGGGACTTCCGGACGGCACCCTGTTCCAGCCGCTCTTCCTCTACGAGATCATCTGGAACGTGGTGGGCGTCCTGGTGCTCATCGCGCTGGAGAAGCGCTTCCAGTGGCGGTGGGGCAAGATGTTCGCCGGCTATCTGATGTGGTACGGCCTGGGCCGCAGCTACCTCGAGTCCATCCGCATCGACCCGAGCGAGTACTCGTTCCTCGGCATCCCGTTCAACGTGTGGGCCGCCATCCTCGCCTTCGTGCTCGGCATCGTGCTCTTCATCGTGCAGTCCAGGCGGCACCCCGGCCTCGAGCTCAGCGTGTACCGCCCCGGCCGCGAATGGAAGAAAGGCGACGCTGCGGTAGACTCGTTCGACACCGATCCGGACGACGAGGGCAACGACGAAGACGACGCCTCGAACGACAGCGGATCGGCTGAAGCCAAGGCCGCAGCCACAAGCTCTGCCGGCTGA
- the trpB gene encoding tryptophan synthase subunit beta, translating to MALRDQSGPDFGDYGGRYMPESLIATLDELSAEYEAAQQDPGFAEELARLHATYTGRPSIITEVPRFAEHAGGARIILKREDLNHTGSHKINNVLGQALLVRRLGKTRLIAETGAGQHGVATATAAALFGMSCTIYMGEVDTKRQALNVARMRLLGAEVVPVKTGSRTLKDAINEAFRDWVANADTTHYLLGTVNGPHPFPTMVRNFHKVIGEEARQQVLDLTGRLPDAVAACVGGGSNAIGIFHAFLDDPDVQLYGFEPGGHGIETGEHGATLSEGTPGILHGTKTYVLQDEDGQTMESHSISAGLDYPGVGPEHAWLRDIGRASYLPITDDQAMQAFRLLSRTEGILPAIESSHALAGAIDLGKRLGPDAVILVNLSGRGDKDVQTAGAYFDLLDENGNQT from the coding sequence ATGGCCCTACGCGACCAGAGCGGTCCCGACTTCGGCGACTACGGCGGCAGGTACATGCCGGAGTCGCTCATCGCCACGCTCGACGAGTTGTCAGCAGAGTACGAAGCTGCCCAGCAGGATCCCGGCTTCGCCGAGGAGCTCGCCCGCCTGCACGCCACGTACACCGGTCGTCCGTCGATCATCACCGAGGTTCCGCGGTTCGCGGAGCACGCCGGCGGCGCGCGCATCATCCTCAAGCGCGAGGATCTCAACCACACGGGCTCGCACAAGATCAACAACGTGCTCGGCCAGGCGCTGCTCGTTCGCAGACTCGGCAAGACCCGGCTCATCGCCGAGACCGGAGCCGGCCAGCACGGTGTCGCCACGGCAACGGCGGCCGCTCTCTTCGGCATGTCGTGCACCATCTACATGGGTGAGGTCGACACGAAGCGCCAGGCGCTCAATGTGGCCCGCATGCGCCTTCTCGGCGCAGAGGTCGTGCCGGTCAAGACCGGTTCGCGCACGCTGAAGGATGCCATCAACGAGGCCTTCCGAGACTGGGTCGCCAACGCGGACACCACGCACTACCTGCTCGGCACGGTGAACGGTCCGCATCCGTTCCCGACGATGGTGCGCAACTTCCACAAGGTGATCGGCGAGGAGGCCCGCCAGCAGGTCCTCGACCTCACCGGACGCCTTCCTGACGCCGTCGCCGCGTGCGTCGGAGGCGGATCCAACGCGATCGGCATCTTCCACGCCTTCCTCGACGATCCAGACGTGCAGCTGTACGGCTTCGAGCCGGGCGGCCACGGCATCGAGACCGGAGAGCACGGCGCGACGCTCAGCGAGGGGACCCCTGGAATCCTGCACGGCACCAAGACGTATGTGCTGCAGGACGAAGACGGTCAGACCATGGAGTCGCATTCGATCTCGGCCGGCCTCGACTATCCGGGCGTCGGACCCGAGCACGCCTGGCTGCGCGACATCGGACGCGCCAGCTACCTGCCGATCACCGACGACCAAGCGATGCAGGCGTTCCGGCTGCTCAGTCGCACCGAAGGCATCCTCCCGGCGATCGAGTCGTCGCACGCCCTGGCGGGCGCGATCGACCTCGGAAAGCGGCTCGGACCGGACGCCGTCATCCTGGTGAACCTGTCCGGTCGCGGCGACAAGGACGTGCAGACGGCCGGCGCATACTTCGACCTTCTCGACGAGAACGGAAACCAGACATGA
- a CDS encoding Trp biosynthesis-associated membrane protein encodes METSSRRTGSRIKYSVILVAVLASALVLTASTQTWYTLHLTAASGHSGTLTVSGADAAPAIAALSLAGVAFGGALALAGRVLRYVLAVLGIVLAASIIGSVASAMVDPAATGITVVTKATGIAGDAGVRAVIAGADATAWPAVALVAGIVLALAAIAAAVTAHRWPTASRRYGATQDASAPIHQDDSAANAEDDDQLSAADQRARARDAAIDDWDELSRGDDPTDTDDPAADDPAAGEAEVDASEADGEADGGTPPVR; translated from the coding sequence GTGGAAACCTCATCGCGCCGCACGGGCTCACGCATCAAGTACTCGGTCATCCTGGTAGCCGTCCTGGCGAGCGCTCTCGTGCTGACCGCATCGACTCAGACGTGGTACACGCTCCACCTCACCGCGGCATCCGGGCACTCCGGCACGCTCACGGTGTCCGGAGCGGATGCCGCGCCCGCGATCGCGGCACTCTCCCTCGCCGGTGTCGCGTTCGGCGGCGCCCTCGCCCTCGCCGGCCGGGTGCTGCGGTACGTGCTGGCCGTTCTCGGGATCGTGCTGGCCGCCAGCATCATCGGATCGGTGGCATCGGCCATGGTCGATCCCGCCGCCACCGGCATTACGGTCGTGACGAAGGCGACCGGCATCGCAGGAGACGCTGGCGTGCGCGCCGTGATCGCCGGTGCGGATGCCACTGCCTGGCCCGCCGTCGCGCTCGTCGCCGGCATCGTTCTCGCCCTGGCCGCGATCGCCGCTGCCGTCACCGCGCACCGCTGGCCGACCGCGTCCCGTCGGTACGGTGCGACGCAGGATGCCTCGGCGCCGATCCATCAGGACGACTCGGCTGCGAACGCCGAGGACGACGACCAGCTGTCAGCCGCGGATCAGCGTGCGCGGGCCAGGGACGCGGCCATCGACGACTGGGACGAGCTCAGCCGGGGCGACGACCCGACGGATACCGACGATCCGGCCGCCGACGATCCGGCGGCCGGAGAGGCAGAAGTCGACGCATCTGAAGCCGATGGCGAGGCCGACGGCGGCACCCCGCCCGTTCGATAG